In a single window of the Rhizoctonia solani chromosome 16, complete sequence genome:
- a CDS encoding Nitronate monooxygenase — MLGIDHPILLAGMNVAAGPALAAAVTNAGGLGVIGGVGYTPKVLRNQIKELKKDLKNPNAPFGVDLLLPQVGGNARKTNYDYTKGQLPELIDVIIEEKAALFVSAVGVPPKEVVDKLHKAGIPVMNMVGHTKHIPRALDVGVDIICAQGGEGGGHTGDIASSILIPACVDAVKGRKSPLTGGPVYVVAAGGIYDGRGLAANLMYGAQAVWVGTRFVASKEAGAPPKHKELVVAAGHEDITRTLIYTGRPLRVYKTPYVADWEENRREEIKELTSKGILPAEHDLEKNPGKSLEARTFLMGSDVLPAKTIIDNMVKEAVERLQAGNTLLVSKAKL; from the exons ATGTTGGGAATCGACCATCCTATCCTCCTGGCCGGCATGAACGTCGCTGCAGGTCCAGCGTTGGCAGCTGCTGTAACG AATGCAGGTGGCCTCGGTGTGATTGGTGGTGTTGGTTACACACCCAAAGTTCTTAGAAACCAG ATCAAAGAGCTGAAGAAAGACCTCAAAAATCCCAATGCTCCCTTCGGAGTCGACTTGCTCCTTCCCCAGGTCGGCGGCAATGCACGCAAAACTAAC TACGATTACACAAAGGGCCAACTGCCAGAGCTCATTGACGTCATTATCGAAGAAAAGGCGGCACTTTTTGTTAGTGCCGTCGGCGTTCCTCCCAAGGAAGTTGTAGATAAATTGCACAAGGCTGGCATTCCGGTCATGAAT ATGGTCGGACATACCAAGCACATTCCGCGAGCACTTGACGTCGGTGTTGACATTATCTGCGCACAAGGCGGAGAAGGAGGTGGACACACTGGCGATATCGCCTCATCGATTCTTATTCCGGCGTGTGTG GATGCTGTCAAAGGTCGAAAGTCACCATTGACCGGTGGGCCAGTCTACGTCGTTGCTGCAGGTGGTATATACGATGGCCGTGGATTAGCCGCAAACTTGATGTATGGAGCACAAGCTGTATGGGTAGGCACCCGTTTCGTCGCATCGAAGGAAGCTGGTGCGCCCCCTAAGCACAAGGAACT GGTTGTGGCCGCTGGTCATGAGGATATCACTCGCACACTTATTTACACTGGACGCCCATTGCGTGTATACAAGACACCATATGTTGCTGACTGGGAAGAGAACCGACGCGAGGAGATTAAGGAGCTTACGTCCAAAGGAATCCTTCCGGCTGAGCATGACCTGGAAAAGAAcccaggaaaatcgcttgagGCCCG TACGTTCCTGATGGGCAGT GACGTTCTTCCTGCCAAGACTATCATTGACAACATGGTCAAGGAAGCTGTAGAAAGGCTCCAGGCTGGAAATACGTTGCTCGTTAGCAAGGCAAAATTATAA